A window of Cheilinus undulatus linkage group 1, ASM1832078v1, whole genome shotgun sequence contains these coding sequences:
- the LOC121506147 gene encoding high choriolytic enzyme 1-like yields the protein MAETAKKFPDVSEVISKVNGGIKKRLLHGDIMPNLRRNAAPCTAEGCKWPKHKKYVYVPVSISSKYTKDEHITIIKSLLTFHKTTCIRFVWRRWWHRHFLYFFPGTGCWSYLGRQRRGQAISLKQDGCLYWDTIQHEVLHALGFHHEQVRSDRDEYISIQTENILPGLEENFEKVATNNLETPYDYQSVMHYSKYAFSKNGKPTILAKSDPEMILGPAKGMSRNDTDRANKLYKC from the exons ATGGCTGAGACTGCCA aaaaattCCCGGATGTCTCTGAAGTCATCTCAAAAGTGAACGGGGGCATAA AGAAGAGGCTGCTGCACGGTGACATTATGCCAAACTTACGCCGGAACGCGGCTCCGTGCACGGCCGAAGGCTGCAAGTGGcctaaacataaaaaatatgtgTATGTGCCCGTCTCCATCTCCTCCAAATACA CCAAAGACGAGCACATCACCATCATCAAGAGCCTACTGACCTTCCACAAAACCACCTGCATCCGCTTTGTGTGGAGGCGCTGGTGGCATCGTCATTTCCTCTACTTCTTCCCTGGGACTGG ATGTTGGTCGTACCTGGGCCGTCAGAGACGGGGACAGGCCATCTCCTTAAAGCAGGACGGCTGTTTGTACTGGGACACCATCCAGCATGAGGTGCTCCACGCTCTGGGTTTCCACCATGAACAAGTCCGGTCCGACAGAGACGAGTACATCTCCATCCAAACCGAGAACATCCTGCCAG GTTTAgaagaaaactttgaaaagGTTGCCACTAACAACTTGGAAACTCCTTATGACTACCAGTCTGTCATGCATTACAGCAA ATACGCCTTCTCCAAAAACGGGAAGCCAACCATCCTGGCTAAGAGTGATCCTGAAATGATTCTGGGACCGGCCAAAGGGATGAGCAGAAACGACACTGATCGTGCCAACAAGCTTTACAAATGCT AA